In Rhizobium lusitanum, a genomic segment contains:
- a CDS encoding ABC transporter substrate-binding protein produces the protein MPGEKTISNILQPTRRRFLQTAGALSATLSAGGLLLPGSAAAQAETPVRGGHLVLGLDTASSSDRLDPAFYTEAYMYTVGFQLFNTVVELGPDGKLIGALAESWEPATPDGSKWVFKLKKGIQFHNGKELTAQDVVYSLNHHRGEKSNSGGKGQLLSVTDISASDTHEVTVTLNSGNADFPAALVDYHLGIGPDGGDFDKGVGTGAFILEDFQPGVRALTKRNPNYWASDRAFVDSVETIAMSDATARMAALLSGQVHIINRVEPRAVSRLTARPGVQILRSQENTMYCFPMRVDTAPYNNLDLRLALKYAIDREELQKSLLVGTGAIGNDNPIASWNPYFAKDIPQRAYDPEKAAFHFKKAGSPSGIQISASDNGFPGSVDAAQLYQASAAKAGITIDVDRVPSDGYWDEVWLKKPFVASNWSVRPTADAMLSLILQSDAPWNETAWRDESFDKLLAAARVELDETKRKQIYHDLQLKLVNEGGEIIPLFVDNLAAASDKVGGYVPVPGGGDLSGYRIAERAWLKA, from the coding sequence TCTCGTGCTCGGGCTGGACACGGCCTCGAGCTCGGACAGGCTCGATCCTGCCTTCTATACCGAAGCCTATATGTACACGGTCGGCTTCCAGCTCTTCAACACCGTCGTCGAACTCGGCCCGGACGGTAAGCTGATCGGCGCGCTCGCCGAAAGCTGGGAACCGGCAACGCCCGATGGCAGCAAGTGGGTCTTCAAGCTGAAGAAGGGCATCCAGTTCCATAATGGCAAGGAACTGACCGCGCAGGACGTTGTCTACTCGCTCAATCATCACCGCGGCGAAAAGAGCAATTCCGGCGGCAAGGGCCAGCTTCTGTCGGTCACCGACATCAGCGCCAGCGACACGCATGAAGTCACCGTCACGCTGAACTCCGGCAATGCCGATTTCCCGGCCGCTCTCGTCGACTACCACCTCGGCATCGGCCCCGACGGCGGCGATTTCGACAAGGGTGTCGGCACCGGCGCCTTCATTCTCGAAGACTTCCAGCCTGGCGTTCGCGCGCTGACCAAGCGCAACCCGAATTACTGGGCATCGGACCGCGCCTTCGTCGATTCCGTCGAAACTATCGCCATGAGCGATGCGACGGCCCGCATGGCGGCGCTTCTGAGCGGACAGGTTCACATCATCAACCGCGTCGAGCCGCGTGCCGTCAGCCGGCTCACGGCACGGCCGGGCGTGCAGATCCTGCGCTCTCAGGAAAACACGATGTACTGCTTCCCGATGCGGGTCGACACTGCTCCCTACAACAATCTCGACCTGCGGCTGGCGCTGAAATATGCGATCGACCGCGAGGAGTTGCAGAAGAGCCTGCTCGTTGGTACGGGCGCCATCGGCAACGATAATCCAATCGCTTCCTGGAACCCCTATTTCGCCAAGGACATTCCGCAGCGCGCCTATGACCCCGAGAAGGCGGCCTTCCACTTCAAGAAGGCGGGTTCGCCGAGCGGTATCCAGATCAGCGCCTCCGACAACGGCTTCCCCGGCTCGGTCGACGCGGCACAGCTCTATCAGGCGTCCGCCGCCAAGGCCGGCATCACCATCGATGTCGACCGCGTGCCCTCCGACGGATATTGGGACGAGGTCTGGCTGAAGAAGCCGTTCGTCGCCTCCAACTGGTCGGTACGCCCGACGGCCGACGCCATGCTGTCGCTGATCCTCCAGTCCGACGCGCCTTGGAACGAAACCGCCTGGCGCGACGAGTCCTTCGACAAGCTGCTGGCAGCGGCGCGTGTCGAGCTGGACGAGACCAAGCGCAAGCAGATCTATCATGACCTGCAGCTCAAGCTGGTGAACGAAGGCGGCGAGATCATCCCGCTCTTCGTCGACAATCTGGCGGCTGCCAGCGACAAGGTCGGCGGCTATGTTCCTGTGCCGGGCGGCGGCGATCTCAGCGGCTACCGCATCGCCGAGCGTGCCTGGCTCAAGGCCTAA
- a CDS encoding ABC transporter permease gives MNNQPLAEEIQLETQALAPPARKSAGGHLLRLLIKRLALGLVLLWAVSLVIFAGTQILPGDVATAMLGQQATPEAVASIRKELGLEKPAPQRYVEWLGGAVRGDFGRSSSNRQDIAKSIAPRLKNTLYLAAMAAIIAVPLSILLGILCVLYVGTWVDRTIGIVTLSAISLPEFFAGYLLIAYFSVSHFWLPSSATVSDAMPLGQRLITMLLPCLTLVLAVVGHMMRMTRVALLNVMASPYIETAFLKGLPGWRIIWKHALPNAVSPIVNVVALNLAYLIVGVVVVEVIFVYPGMGQYLVDHVAKRDVPVVQAAGLIFAAVYILLNIVADMVAILANPRLRHPR, from the coding sequence ATGAACAACCAGCCTCTGGCTGAGGAGATCCAGCTCGAAACGCAGGCATTGGCGCCACCGGCACGCAAATCGGCCGGCGGTCATCTCTTGCGCCTGCTTATCAAGCGTCTGGCTCTCGGTCTCGTGCTGTTATGGGCGGTCTCGCTGGTCATCTTTGCCGGCACCCAGATTCTCCCCGGCGATGTCGCAACCGCGATGCTCGGCCAGCAGGCAACGCCGGAGGCGGTCGCCAGCATCCGCAAGGAACTCGGGCTCGAAAAGCCCGCGCCACAACGTTACGTCGAATGGCTAGGCGGCGCCGTGCGCGGCGATTTTGGGCGCAGCTCCAGTAACCGCCAGGATATCGCCAAAAGTATCGCGCCACGCCTGAAGAACACGCTTTATCTGGCGGCGATGGCGGCGATCATTGCTGTGCCTTTGTCCATCCTGCTTGGAATCCTCTGCGTGCTTTACGTTGGGACCTGGGTCGACCGGACCATCGGCATCGTCACGCTCAGCGCCATATCGCTACCGGAGTTTTTCGCGGGCTACCTGCTGATCGCCTATTTTTCCGTGAGCCATTTCTGGCTTCCAAGCAGCGCCACGGTCTCCGACGCCATGCCCCTGGGGCAACGCCTCATCACCATGCTGCTTCCCTGCCTGACGCTGGTTCTGGCCGTCGTCGGACACATGATGCGGATGACGCGGGTAGCGCTTCTGAACGTCATGGCGTCTCCTTATATCGAGACGGCGTTCCTGAAGGGGCTGCCGGGCTGGCGTATCATCTGGAAACATGCGCTGCCGAATGCGGTGTCGCCGATCGTCAATGTCGTGGCCCTCAATCTCGCCTATCTCATCGTCGGCGTCGTCGTGGTCGAGGTGATCTTCGTCTATCCCGGCATGGGGCAGTATCTCGTTGACCACGTAGCCAAGCGTGACGTGCCGGTCGTGCAGGCCGCCGGCCTGATATTCGCCGCCGTCTATATCCTGCTCAATATCGTCGCCGACATGGTCGCCATTCTTGCCAATCCCCGATTGAGGCATCCGCGATGA
- a CDS encoding ABC transporter permease has product MRNLPRLTPLAVLGLAGLVIFLVMALLAPWIAPHPVSQVVGGVWDMPSANALLGTDNIGRDLFSRLLWGARITFVIAALATILAFVIGVSLGLYAAVRRGIIDQVLSRLNDLAMAIPTLILALVVLAVLPKTMIVLILVMAGLDATRVFRVSRALASDLVTLDYVEVARLRGEGWGWIIFKEILPNALSPLLAEFGLRFAFAILFLSTLSFLGLGVQPPIADWGSLVKENKDGLVFGVFAALIPGAAIAILVICVNLVVDWMLQKTTSLKGVRRHG; this is encoded by the coding sequence ATGAGAAATCTGCCGCGTTTGACGCCCCTGGCGGTGCTCGGTCTTGCGGGCCTGGTGATTTTTCTCGTTATGGCGCTGCTGGCGCCATGGATCGCACCGCATCCGGTATCGCAAGTGGTCGGCGGCGTTTGGGACATGCCATCCGCCAACGCGCTGCTCGGCACGGATAATATCGGCCGCGATCTCTTTTCGCGGCTGCTCTGGGGCGCGCGCATCACTTTCGTCATTGCGGCACTTGCGACCATCCTTGCTTTCGTCATTGGCGTCTCGCTCGGTTTATACGCTGCCGTCCGGCGCGGGATCATCGATCAGGTGCTGTCGCGGTTGAACGATCTGGCGATGGCGATCCCGACGCTGATCCTGGCGCTGGTCGTGCTCGCCGTTCTGCCGAAAACCATGATCGTGCTCATTCTCGTCATGGCCGGGCTTGATGCGACGCGGGTCTTCCGCGTCAGTCGGGCGCTTGCCAGCGATCTGGTCACCCTGGATTATGTCGAAGTGGCGCGCCTTCGCGGCGAGGGCTGGGGCTGGATCATCTTCAAGGAAATCCTGCCGAACGCACTGTCACCGCTGCTCGCCGAATTCGGCTTGCGCTTCGCCTTTGCCATTCTCTTCTTGTCGACGCTCTCCTTCCTCGGCCTCGGCGTCCAGCCGCCGATTGCCGATTGGGGCAGCCTGGTGAAGGAGAACAAGGACGGGCTGGTGTTCGGTGTCTTCGCCGCCCTCATTCCGGGCGCTGCGATCGCGATCCTCGTCATCTGCGTCAATCTCGTCGTGGACTGGATGCTCCAGAAGACGACCAGCCTGAAAGGCGTTCGCCGCCATGGCTGA
- a CDS encoding ABC transporter ATP-binding protein, with translation MAETLLKVTDLEIKAGDQIIVDKVSFTLEKGRVLGLIGESGAGKSTIGLASLGYSRDGLRITGGRADLNGTDILALRGRDSRRLRGAAVTYVAQSAAAAFNPAYPLIEQVIEATLWHGLMNRSDAIARAKELFALLGLPDPQNFGDRYPHQASGGQLQRAMTAMALCPHPELIVFDEPTTALDVTTQIEVLAAIKQAIEKTGTSALYISHDLAVVAQVADEILVLRHGRMVEQGPVDRIFNAPQEDYTKQLVSMRQSEKLAKPVADADALLSIKDIEAGYTPGTTVLKGISLEIGRGETLAVVGESGSGKSTLARVVTGLLPADKGSLRFNGQTLPTDLASRGREILRDIQIINQIPDLALNPRQTVEAILARPLAFYFGLGGAELDRRVTALLDQVELAQTMRGRYPSELSGGQKQRICIARALAAAPKLIICDEPTSALDPLVAEGILGLLTRLQNESGTSYLFITHDLAIVRAIADTVAVMLDGKIVRYGRKSDVLAPPFDPYTEKLIASVPEMRPGWLDEAIARRTPGKSRPLTAAEITI, from the coding sequence ATGGCTGAGACCTTGCTCAAAGTTACCGATCTGGAGATCAAGGCCGGCGATCAGATCATCGTCGACAAGGTGTCGTTCACGCTGGAAAAGGGACGTGTTCTCGGCCTGATCGGTGAATCCGGAGCGGGAAAATCCACGATCGGGCTTGCCTCGCTCGGCTATAGCCGCGACGGGTTGCGCATCACCGGTGGTCGCGCGGATCTGAACGGCACTGACATCCTAGCCCTGCGCGGTCGCGATTCCAGGCGCCTGCGCGGCGCGGCGGTCACCTATGTCGCGCAGTCGGCCGCTGCAGCCTTCAATCCGGCCTATCCGCTCATCGAACAGGTGATCGAAGCCACGCTCTGGCACGGTCTCATGAACCGCAGCGACGCCATAGCCCGGGCAAAGGAACTCTTTGCCCTACTCGGTCTTCCCGATCCCCAGAATTTCGGCGATCGCTATCCGCATCAGGCGTCCGGCGGCCAGTTGCAGCGTGCCATGACGGCGATGGCGCTGTGCCCGCATCCCGAACTGATCGTCTTTGACGAGCCGACGACCGCGCTCGACGTGACCACCCAGATCGAAGTCCTCGCCGCCATCAAGCAGGCGATCGAGAAGACCGGGACCTCCGCGCTCTACATCTCCCACGATCTTGCCGTGGTGGCGCAGGTGGCCGACGAAATTCTCGTGTTGCGCCATGGTCGGATGGTCGAGCAGGGGCCGGTCGATCGTATCTTCAATGCGCCGCAGGAAGATTATACCAAGCAACTCGTCTCCATGCGTCAGTCCGAAAAACTGGCCAAGCCGGTGGCGGATGCAGATGCCCTTCTCAGCATCAAGGACATAGAGGCGGGGTACACGCCAGGGACGACCGTGCTCAAAGGCATCAGCCTTGAGATTGGTCGCGGCGAAACGTTGGCGGTTGTGGGCGAATCCGGTTCGGGCAAATCGACGCTGGCGCGTGTCGTCACCGGCCTGCTGCCGGCCGACAAGGGCAGCCTGCGCTTCAACGGACAGACCTTGCCGACCGATCTTGCCTCACGCGGACGCGAGATCCTGCGTGATATACAGATCATCAACCAGATCCCTGATCTTGCGCTCAACCCGCGCCAGACCGTCGAGGCGATCCTCGCCCGACCGCTTGCCTTCTATTTCGGTCTTGGCGGTGCGGAACTCGACCGGCGCGTGACAGCGCTGCTCGATCAGGTCGAACTTGCGCAGACCATGCGCGGGCGCTATCCCTCGGAACTCTCCGGCGGCCAGAAGCAGCGCATCTGCATTGCGCGTGCGCTGGCTGCCGCGCCTAAGTTGATCATTTGCGACGAGCCGACATCGGCGCTCGATCCGCTGGTGGCCGAAGGCATTCTTGGTCTTCTGACACGGCTACAAAACGAGAGCGGCACATCCTATCTGTTCATCACGCACGATCTCGCCATCGTGCGTGCCATAGCTGATACGGTTGCGGTCATGCTGGATGGTAAAATAGTGCGCTATGGCCGCAAGAGCGACGTGCTGGCACCGCCCTTCGACCCTTATACGGAAAAGCTGATCGCATCGGTCCCGGAAATGCGCCCTGGCTGGCTGGACGAGGCCATCGCCCGGCGCACGCCCGGAAAAAGCCGCCCGCTGACTGCTGCCGAAATTACGATTTAG
- a CDS encoding homocysteine S-methyltransferase family protein, with protein sequence MTKRGLILDGGTGRELERIGAPFRQPEWSALALMEAPEFVRKVHDNYIEAGTDVITTNSYAVVPFHIGDERFEADGAMLAARAGRIAREAADASTDRKILVAGSLPPVFGSYQPDLFDPKRAGHYLDTLVGGMTPYVDLWLAETQSSLAEARAAREATLSTGKPLWVSFTLRDDLAPSDMPEPLLRSNETVKAAAELVASFGGEAMLFNCSMPEVMEAAIETARATFAALGADIQVGVYANAFGSQQGDEEANATLSEIRNDLDPDSYGQWAGRWAASGASIIGGCCGIGVDHIHALSGRYRCI encoded by the coding sequence ATGACAAAGCGCGGACTTATTCTGGATGGTGGCACCGGCCGCGAACTCGAACGTATCGGCGCGCCTTTCCGTCAGCCGGAATGGTCGGCGCTGGCCTTGATGGAAGCGCCTGAATTCGTCCGCAAGGTCCATGACAATTACATCGAGGCCGGCACCGACGTCATCACGACCAATAGCTACGCCGTGGTACCGTTCCATATCGGTGACGAGCGTTTTGAAGCTGATGGCGCCATGTTGGCCGCACGCGCCGGGCGCATTGCGCGCGAGGCGGCGGATGCATCGACGGATCGCAAGATCCTCGTTGCCGGTTCGCTGCCGCCGGTCTTCGGTTCCTACCAGCCGGATCTTTTCGACCCCAAGCGGGCAGGGCACTATCTCGATACGTTGGTCGGCGGCATGACACCCTACGTGGATTTGTGGCTCGCCGAAACCCAGAGCAGCCTGGCTGAGGCGCGCGCCGCCCGTGAGGCGACGCTTTCGACCGGCAAGCCCCTCTGGGTCTCCTTCACCTTGCGCGACGATCTCGCTCCCTCGGACATGCCGGAACCGCTGCTGCGCTCGAACGAGACCGTCAAGGCCGCCGCCGAACTCGTTGCTTCCTTCGGCGGCGAGGCCATGCTGTTCAATTGCAGCATGCCGGAAGTCATGGAAGCGGCGATCGAAACGGCGCGCGCCACCTTCGCTGCCCTCGGCGCAGACATTCAGGTCGGAGTCTATGCCAACGCGTTTGGCTCGCAGCAGGGCGATGAGGAGGCGAATGCCACACTGAGCGAAATCCGCAACGATCTCGATCCCGACAGCTACGGCCAGTGGGCCGGGCGCTGGGCCGCCTCCGGCGCCAGCATCATCGGCGGCTGCTGCGGTATCGGCGTGGATCACATCCACGCGCTGTCGGGCCGCTATCGCTGCATCTGA
- a CDS encoding SMP-30/gluconolactonase/LRE family protein, producing the protein MSFFEIVDPVFGRFVLGNAPVKQIATGFDWVEGPVWFGDQNCLLFSDIPNNRIMRWIPGLGTSIYREPSNFSNGHTRDRQGRLVSCEHGGRRVTRTEYDGSITVIADSYQGKRLNSPNDVIVASDGAIWFTDPHYGIATDYEGYKSEQESPCNVYRVDASGSMSAVLTDFNCPNGLAFSPDEKKLYVADTGRMHSNDPQHIRVFNVGENWRLTGGEVFHVISPGCADGMRLDSDGNLWSSARDGVHCIAPDGHLMGKLLVPETVSNLCFGGRGKHKLFITATTSVYAISLNRSGAL; encoded by the coding sequence ATGTCGTTCTTCGAAATCGTGGATCCGGTCTTCGGTCGCTTCGTCCTCGGCAACGCACCCGTGAAGCAGATTGCCACCGGCTTCGATTGGGTTGAGGGACCCGTCTGGTTCGGCGATCAGAACTGCCTTCTGTTTTCTGACATCCCCAACAACCGCATCATGCGCTGGATACCCGGCCTCGGCACGAGCATTTATCGCGAACCGTCGAACTTCTCCAACGGCCACACCCGCGACCGGCAGGGTCGTCTTGTGAGCTGCGAGCATGGTGGCCGGCGCGTGACCCGGACGGAATATGATGGTTCGATCACGGTCATTGCCGACAGCTATCAGGGCAAGCGACTGAATTCGCCCAACGATGTCATCGTCGCCTCAGATGGTGCCATCTGGTTCACCGACCCGCATTACGGCATCGCCACCGATTACGAAGGCTATAAAAGCGAGCAGGAATCGCCCTGCAACGTCTATCGTGTCGATGCCTCAGGTTCGATGTCGGCCGTGCTCACCGACTTCAATTGCCCGAACGGACTTGCCTTCAGCCCCGACGAGAAGAAGCTGTATGTCGCCGATACCGGCCGCATGCACAGCAACGATCCACAACATATCCGCGTCTTCAATGTCGGCGAAAACTGGCGACTGACCGGCGGCGAGGTCTTTCATGTGATCTCGCCGGGCTGTGCCGACGGAATGCGGCTGGATAGCGACGGCAATCTCTGGTCCTCCGCGCGCGACGGGGTCCATTGTATCGCGCCGGATGGTCACCTCATGGGTAAGCTGCTGGTTCCCGAGACCGTGTCCAACCTCTGCTTCGGCGGACGCGGCAAGCACAAGCTCTTCATCACCGCGACCACCAGCGTCTACGCGATCTCGCTCAACAGAAGCGGCGCGCTTTAA
- a CDS encoding GlcG/HbpS family heme-binding protein: MSHIVASSVLSDEGVIKLLTAAIGEAAAMGQPQCIAIVDASGVLLASFRMRGSRFLSLKSALAKARTAASIGAPSHSVPEHAKLLLAAATQGEATGLRGGLPIRIAGVLVGGIGVGSGSGEQDEAVALVALKAIGADLD, translated from the coding sequence ATGAGCCATATTGTGGCGTCGAGTGTCTTGAGCGACGAGGGAGTGATCAAGCTGTTGACAGCGGCGATCGGCGAGGCCGCCGCGATGGGGCAGCCGCAATGCATCGCCATTGTTGATGCAAGCGGCGTGTTGCTTGCCTCTTTCCGCATGCGCGGATCGCGTTTCCTGTCGTTGAAAAGTGCGCTCGCCAAGGCTCGCACGGCAGCATCCATTGGAGCGCCGAGCCATTCCGTTCCCGAACATGCAAAGCTCCTGCTGGCGGCTGCCACGCAAGGTGAGGCAACGGGTCTCAGGGGCGGTCTTCCCATCCGCATCGCCGGCGTGCTTGTCGGCGGGATCGGCGTTGGGTCCGGCTCGGGAGAACAGGACGAGGCGGTTGCCCTTGTTGCGCTGAAGGCTATTGGGGCGGATCTGGACTGA
- a CDS encoding 2-hydroxyacid dehydrogenase, with protein MDKPIILQVGPYPQWDQEPLDAAFRVHRYFESEDKTALLADVGPSVKAIATRGELGANRAMIEACPKLEVISVYGVGFDAVDLQACRERGIRVTNTPDVLTNDVADLGIAMMLCQSRGMLGAETWVRDGSWAEKGLYPLKRRIWGRRAGVLGLGRIGFEVAKRLKGFDMKIAYSDVEAKSYATDMEFVADPVALAEQSDFLFVTLAASAATRHIVGKEVIQALGPDGMLINISRASNIDEDALLEALETAELGSAALDVFEGEPKLNPRFLALDNVLLQPHHASGTIETRKAMGQLVRDNLAAHFAGQPLLTPVL; from the coding sequence ATGGACAAGCCGATAATTCTACAAGTTGGACCCTATCCGCAATGGGATCAGGAGCCTTTGGACGCGGCGTTTCGCGTTCATCGTTATTTCGAGTCCGAGGATAAGACGGCTCTTTTGGCAGATGTCGGCCCCTCGGTGAAGGCGATCGCCACACGCGGCGAACTCGGGGCCAATCGCGCCATGATCGAGGCCTGCCCCAAGCTGGAAGTGATCTCGGTCTACGGTGTCGGCTTCGATGCGGTCGATCTCCAGGCCTGCCGCGAACGCGGTATCCGCGTGACGAATACGCCAGACGTGCTCACCAATGATGTCGCCGATCTGGGTATCGCCATGATGCTCTGCCAGTCGCGTGGCATGCTCGGCGCCGAAACATGGGTGCGCGACGGAAGCTGGGCGGAAAAGGGCCTCTATCCGCTGAAGCGCCGCATCTGGGGACGTCGCGCCGGCGTGCTTGGCCTTGGCCGCATCGGCTTCGAGGTTGCCAAGCGGCTGAAGGGCTTCGACATGAAGATCGCCTATTCCGACGTCGAGGCAAAGAGCTACGCGACCGATATGGAATTCGTGGCCGATCCCGTGGCGCTGGCCGAGCAATCCGATTTTCTGTTCGTGACACTCGCCGCCTCTGCCGCAACCCGCCACATCGTCGGGAAAGAAGTGATCCAGGCGCTCGGTCCGGATGGCATGCTGATCAACATATCGCGCGCCTCCAACATCGACGAGGATGCGCTGCTGGAAGCTCTTGAAACGGCTGAGCTCGGATCGGCGGCGCTCGATGTCTTCGAAGGCGAGCCGAAGCTCAATCCGCGCTTTCTGGCGCTGGACAATGTTCTTTTGCAGCCCCACCACGCCTCGGGTACTATTGAGACCCGCAAGGCCATGGGACAGCTCGTCCGCGACAATCTCGCCGCCCATTTTGCCGGCCAGCCGTTGCTGACACCCGTTCTGTAA
- a CDS encoding SDR family oxidoreductase, with product MSLGLFDLKGRRALVTGSSQGIGLALAKGLAAAGAELVLNGRDAEKLARTAALFEGKVHTLPFDATDHEAVRSAVDAFEAGTGAIDILVNNAGMQFRSPLEEFPADAFERLLRTNISSVFNVGQAAARHMIKRGAGKIINIASVQTALARPSIAPYTATKGAVGNLTKGMATDWAKYGLQCNAIAPGYFDTPLNAALVADADFSAWLEKRTPAGRWGRVEELVGACIFLASDASSFVNGHVLYVDGGITASL from the coding sequence ATGTCTCTTGGCCTCTTCGATCTGAAAGGGCGGCGTGCTCTTGTAACGGGTTCGTCCCAAGGCATCGGGCTTGCTCTCGCCAAGGGATTGGCGGCAGCAGGCGCCGAACTGGTGCTCAACGGTCGCGACGCGGAAAAACTTGCCAGGACTGCGGCCCTGTTCGAGGGCAAGGTTCACACATTGCCTTTCGACGCGACCGATCATGAGGCTGTCCGCAGCGCGGTAGACGCGTTCGAAGCCGGGACCGGCGCCATCGACATTCTCGTCAACAATGCCGGCATGCAATTCCGCTCGCCGCTGGAAGAGTTTCCCGCGGATGCGTTCGAGCGGCTTCTTCGCACCAACATATCGAGCGTTTTCAACGTTGGTCAGGCTGCTGCCCGCCATATGATCAAGCGCGGTGCCGGCAAGATCATCAACATCGCCAGCGTCCAGACCGCACTGGCACGCCCCTCGATTGCTCCCTACACCGCGACCAAGGGCGCCGTCGGCAATCTCACCAAGGGCATGGCGACGGATTGGGCCAAGTATGGGCTACAGTGCAATGCCATCGCGCCGGGCTATTTCGATACACCGCTGAATGCCGCGCTGGTTGCTGATGCCGATTTCTCCGCATGGCTTGAGAAGCGCACTCCGGCTGGTCGTTGGGGACGTGTCGAGGAACTGGTCGGCGCCTGCATCTTCCTGGCCTCCGATGCTTCCTCCTTCGTCAACGGGCATGTGCTTTACGTAGATGGCGGGATCACGGCGTCGCTTTAA
- a CDS encoding NAD(P)-dependent oxidoreductase — MSNKVALIGAGAMGGAIGTRLAETGNSLTVFDLDKEKVAVLTAKGASAAPSAAQAAAVSDYVILSLNSPNIVRAAVFGAGGVAEGARPGTLIIDMSSIDPDATKALASDAAAKGLRWVDSPLSGGAPKALIGQLTLMAGGSEQDVADAHQVLKHVASNYTHMGPSGAGQTTKLINQVLCALNFLAVAEATQLALDAGVDAAKIPQALKGGRADSALLQEYMPRYVTKDYRRTGRIDNMVKDLNGAQDLARRTNTAMPLTAVCAEVHRMLTAAGLGGEDQAALMEFFKGPNKEIAE; from the coding sequence ATGAGCAACAAGGTGGCGCTGATCGGCGCGGGCGCAATGGGCGGAGCCATCGGCACGCGCCTGGCCGAGACCGGCAACAGCCTGACAGTCTTCGACCTCGACAAGGAGAAGGTGGCGGTGCTGACGGCCAAGGGCGCGAGTGCAGCACCCAGCGCCGCGCAGGCGGCTGCCGTGTCCGACTATGTCATTCTCAGCCTGAATTCTCCGAACATCGTGCGTGCCGCTGTGTTCGGCGCCGGCGGTGTCGCGGAAGGCGCCAGACCCGGCACATTGATCATCGATATGTCCTCGATCGATCCGGACGCCACCAAGGCACTTGCCTCCGACGCCGCGGCAAAGGGGCTGCGCTGGGTGGACAGCCCGCTGTCTGGTGGCGCTCCCAAGGCGCTGATCGGCCAGTTGACGTTGATGGCTGGCGGCAGCGAGCAGGATGTCGCGGATGCGCATCAGGTGCTCAAGCATGTCGCCTCGAATTATACCCATATGGGGCCATCGGGCGCCGGGCAGACCACGAAGCTGATCAATCAGGTGCTATGCGCACTGAACTTCCTTGCCGTTGCGGAAGCGACCCAACTGGCGCTCGACGCCGGCGTGGATGCGGCCAAGATCCCGCAGGCGCTGAAGGGCGGGCGGGCTGATAGCGCGCTCCTGCAGGAATACATGCCGCGCTACGTGACCAAGGATTATCGCCGTACCGGCCGGATCGACAACATGGTCAAGGACCTGAACGGCGCGCAGGACCTTGCCCGACGCACCAACACCGCCATGCCGCTGACTGCCGTCTGCGCCGAAGTGCATCGCATGCTGACGGCTGCGGGCCTTGGCGGCGAGGACCAGGCGGCGCTGATGGAATTCTTCAAGGGACCGAACAAGGAGATCGCCGAATGA